A region from the Sutcliffiella horikoshii genome encodes:
- the mreD gene encoding rod shape-determining protein MreD, whose protein sequence is MRKYVLPALLLFLFILESMSVDFFGLHNFHEDWIIVPRFMLIVIVLCAIYTSPYVGLICAMLFGFLYDVVYTEILGVYLFAFGISVYIVSSILRFVNTNYLISFLMVLVSISITEHLVFGIHSLIGTTELTHSDFLSIRMIPTLIFNAIIALILLFPIKLFMERLAIEQKDELT, encoded by the coding sequence GTGAGAAAATACGTCTTACCAGCCCTGCTTCTTTTCTTGTTTATCCTGGAAAGTATGAGTGTCGATTTCTTTGGACTGCATAATTTTCATGAAGATTGGATCATTGTGCCAAGATTTATGCTGATTGTCATTGTACTGTGTGCCATTTACACAAGTCCATATGTTGGCTTAATCTGTGCGATGCTATTCGGCTTTTTGTACGATGTGGTTTACACAGAAATACTGGGTGTCTACCTGTTTGCATTTGGAATATCGGTCTACATTGTGTCTAGCATTTTACGTTTTGTGAATACAAATTACTTAATTTCATTCCTAATGGTATTGGTCTCCATCTCCATTACAGAGCATCTCGTATTTGGCATTCACTCACTTATCGGGACTACCGAACTGACACATTCCGACTTCCTATCCATACGCATGATACCAACACTCATCTTCAATGCCATCATCGCATTGATCCTGCTCTTCCCAATCAAACTTTTCATGGAACGCCTAGCAATTGAGCAGAAAGATGAGTTAACTTAA
- the mreC gene encoding rod shape-determining protein MreC: MPQFFLNKRLIILLVSLIFLVALIGFSLKERDDLTWPEQFVKDSTGFVQSIFYRPAHVVAGFFDNVGYLKDTYEENKLLRARLEEYALLETKVQKLEQENEEFREVIGELDSLSDYEPKPATVIGRNPDQWVEQITVNKGKQNGVEKDMAVITSGGLIGKIKQANAFTSTVQLLSSLDPKNRISAYIQGEEDIFGLIEGYDEEKGALLLKRIPHQAEVKEGETVLSSGLGGVFPEGLMIGEVTEVVADEYGLTQMAYVKPAADFYDINQVMIVKRTLISGDEPVESEEEASEEGGSE; this comes from the coding sequence ATGCCACAATTTTTCCTCAATAAAAGGTTGATTATTTTGTTGGTGAGCTTAATTTTTCTGGTGGCATTGATTGGTTTCTCTTTAAAAGAACGGGACGATTTGACATGGCCTGAACAGTTCGTAAAGGACTCCACAGGCTTTGTCCAATCTATCTTTTATAGGCCCGCACATGTTGTCGCGGGTTTCTTTGATAATGTAGGATATCTAAAGGATACGTATGAAGAGAATAAACTGCTGCGTGCTAGACTAGAAGAATATGCTCTTTTAGAAACGAAAGTCCAAAAGCTAGAACAAGAAAATGAAGAATTCCGTGAAGTGATCGGCGAGCTCGATTCATTGAGCGATTATGAGCCAAAACCAGCCACTGTCATTGGCAGAAACCCAGACCAATGGGTCGAACAAATTACAGTGAACAAGGGTAAGCAAAATGGCGTTGAAAAAGACATGGCCGTCATCACATCAGGCGGACTGATCGGTAAAATCAAACAGGCCAATGCTTTCACTTCCACTGTGCAATTGTTGAGTTCATTGGATCCTAAGAATCGAATCTCTGCCTACATACAAGGAGAAGAAGATATCTTCGGATTGATTGAAGGATATGATGAAGAAAAAGGTGCCCTGCTATTAAAACGGATCCCTCACCAAGCGGAAGTAAAAGAAGGGGAAACCGTTCTTTCATCAGGTCTTGGTGGTGTATTCCCTGAAGGATTAATGATCGGAGAAGTAACCGAAGTAGTGGCAGATGAGTATGGATTAACGCAAATGGCTTATGTTAAGCCTGCAGCGGATTTCTATGACATCAACCAAGTGATGATAGTCAAACGAACACTAATATCAGGTGATGAACCAGTCGAATCAGAAGAAGAAGCATCTGAAGAGGGGGGCTCTGAGTGA
- a CDS encoding rod shape-determining protein, producing MFGTRDLGIDLGTANTLVFIKGKGIVVREPSVVALQTDTRAIVAVGNDAKNMIGRTPGNVVALRPMKDGVIADYETTATMMKYYIKQALKNKSSFSRKPYVMVCVPSGITAVEERAVIDATRQAGARDAYPIEEPFAAAIGANLPVWEPTGSMVVDIGGGTTEVAIISLGGIVTSQSIRVAGDEMDDAIIAYIRKHYNLMIGERTAEALKLEVGSAGDPEGIEPMDIRGRDLLTGLPKTVEITAKEVGEALKDTVTAIVDSVKATLERTPPELASDIMDRGIVLTGGGALLRNLDKVISEETKMPVIIAENPLDCVAIGTGKALDYIDEFKKKSRDYR from the coding sequence ATGTTTGGAACGAGAGATCTTGGTATTGACTTGGGAACAGCCAATACATTAGTTTTTATTAAAGGAAAAGGGATTGTTGTCCGTGAGCCGTCTGTTGTGGCGCTGCAAACTGACACAAGAGCCATTGTTGCTGTCGGGAACGATGCAAAGAACATGATCGGTCGTACGCCGGGAAATGTTGTCGCATTGCGTCCGATGAAAGACGGGGTTATTGCTGATTACGAAACAACGGCAACGATGATGAAATATTATATTAAACAAGCGTTGAAAAACAAAAGCTCCTTCTCCCGCAAGCCTTATGTGATGGTATGTGTACCATCTGGAATCACAGCGGTAGAAGAGAGAGCAGTAATCGATGCGACTCGCCAAGCAGGTGCACGTGATGCATACCCAATCGAAGAACCTTTTGCAGCAGCAATCGGTGCCAATCTTCCGGTTTGGGAACCAACAGGAAGTATGGTAGTTGATATCGGTGGCGGTACGACAGAAGTTGCGATCATTTCCCTAGGTGGAATTGTTACCAGCCAATCTATCCGTGTTGCCGGGGATGAAATGGATGATGCGATCATCGCGTATATCCGCAAGCATTACAACCTGATGATTGGTGAGCGTACAGCGGAAGCATTGAAGCTTGAAGTAGGTTCAGCAGGAGATCCAGAGGGCATTGAACCAATGGATATCCGTGGCCGTGACCTGTTAACAGGTTTACCGAAAACGGTAGAAATCACTGCTAAAGAAGTGGGAGAAGCGCTTAAAGATACAGTAACTGCCATTGTAGATTCTGTAAAAGCGACATTAGAACGCACTCCACCAGAATTAGCTTCTGATATTATGGACCGTGGAATTGTACTTACCGGTGGCGGAGCTTTACTTCGCAACTTAGATAAAGTAATTAGTGAAGAAACAAAAATGCCAGTCATCATTGCTGAAAACCCATTGGATTGTGTTGCCATCGGAACAGGGAAAGCACTGGATTATATTGATGAGTTTAAAAAGAAATCAAGAGATTATCGCTAA
- the radC gene encoding RadC family protein — MESTKSTALMIKDYPEDQRPRERMIQDGPKSLSNHELLAILLRTGSKEESVLQLANKLLVNFEGLRLLKDASIEEITDTKGIGKVKAVQLMAAVELGRRIHRLQYEDRYVIRSPEDAANFVMEDMRFLSQEHFVCLYLNTKNQVLHQQTVFIGSLNASIVHPREVFKEAFRRSAASFICIHNHPSGDPAPSREDIDVTKRLSECGKLIGIELLDHLIIGDQKFISLKEKGYV; from the coding sequence ATGGAATCCACTAAATCCACGGCACTGATGATTAAAGATTACCCTGAAGATCAACGGCCAAGAGAGAGAATGATTCAGGATGGGCCAAAAAGCCTGTCCAATCATGAGCTTTTAGCAATCCTGCTTCGTACAGGATCAAAAGAAGAATCGGTCTTGCAGCTTGCAAACAAGTTATTGGTGAATTTTGAAGGGTTGCGATTGTTAAAGGACGCTTCCATCGAAGAGATTACAGATACAAAAGGTATAGGAAAGGTAAAGGCTGTTCAATTAATGGCAGCGGTGGAGCTTGGGAGAAGAATTCACCGACTGCAATATGAGGACAGGTATGTCATCCGATCACCAGAAGATGCAGCAAATTTCGTCATGGAAGATATGCGCTTTTTATCACAAGAGCATTTTGTCTGTCTCTACTTAAATACGAAAAATCAGGTTCTTCATCAGCAGACCGTCTTCATTGGGAGCTTGAATGCAAGCATCGTCCATCCGCGTGAGGTGTTTAAGGAAGCCTTCAGGCGTTCTGCAGCCTCCTTCATTTGTATCCATAATCATCCATCCGGTGACCCGGCACCAAGTCGTGAGGACATAGATGTGACGAAACGTTTGAGTGAGTGCGGAAAGCTTATCGGCATAGAGCTTTTGGACCATTTAATCATCGGCGATCAGAAATTCATCAGTTTGAAAGAAAAAGGCTACGTGTAA